Genomic DNA from Klebsiella variicola:
AAGCAGCGCCGCCATCGGGAAGAAGATCTGGATGTCCTTCGGCACGCTGAGGATGGTGTAGAGACCAGCGCCCAGCGCATCGTAACTACCCTGCCCGGACTTTTTCAGCTGATCGACAAACTTGATAATGCCGGAGAGCGACACCAGCATGAACAGGGTCATCATGATGGTGTTGAAAATCGTCTTACCGATATAACGGTCAAGTACGCCAAACGCCTGCATCAGGCCGCTCCTTTATTAAAACGGGCGCGGAAGCGGCGCATCGGCACCGTGTCCCACAGGTTTAACAGCACCGCCAGCGCAAAATAGAGCAGGTTAATCGCCCACATCCAGATAGCCGGGTCCATTTTGCCTTTGCCGCCGTTCGACTTAATCGACGTTTGCAGCAGGAAGAACACCAGGTAAAGCAGCATCGCCGGCAGCATCGACAGCACGCGCCCCTGACGCGGGTTCACCACGCTGAGCGGCACCACCATCAGCGCCATAATGAAGACGGTCGCCACCAGCGTGAAGCGCCAGTGCAGTTCGGCACGCGCGCGGTCGGTATGGGTCTGCCACAGAGTGCGCATATCCATCTGTTCGGTGTCGTCCGGATCGGAGGTCACTGCCTGGTGGCCGATAATGGCCTGATAGTTATTGAAGTCGGTAATGCGGAAATCGCGCAGCATCGCGGTGCCTTCAAAGCGGGTGCCCTTGTTGAGGGTCACGACCTGCGAGCCGTCTTTCTGCTGCGACAGCTCGCCGGAATCCGCCACCACCACCGAGGGGCGCGCATTGCCTTTCGGACGCAGCTGGGCAAGGAAGACGTCATGGAAGCGGTTGCCGTTGACGCTCTCGATAAACATCACCGCGTTACCATCGCTGGCCTGCTGGAACTGGCCCTGGGCCAGCGCCGCCATGCCGGGGTTGGCTTTGGCTTCGGCCAGCACTTCGTCCTGATGGCGCGACGACCACGGCCCCGCCCACATGACGTTGACCGCCGCCACCGCGCCGGTGAACAGCGCGAGGATCATCGCCGCCTTGATCAGCACGGCTTTGCTCAGACCGCAGGCGTGCATCACCGTAATTTCACTTTCGGTGTACAGCTTGCCCAGGGTCATTAGCAGGCCAAGGAACAAACTTAACGGCAGGATAAGCTGCGCCATCTCCGGGATGCCGAGCCCCAACAGCGAGAGCACCAGATTGGTTGGGATATCGCCATCCACCGCGGCGCCGAGGATCCTGACTAATTTCTGACAAAAGAAAATCAGTAACAGGATGAATAGGATCGCCAACTGGCTTTTCAGCGTCTCACGAACCAGATATCTTATGATTATCACTATAAATACGCCCGTAAAAACCCGTTTTATTGCAGGAAAATTGCTTGTTTCATGGCTTAAACGTCATTTATTCTCTTTGGTCGTTGAAAACATCGCTAAGATTAAATGACTCATCGGTTCTGCATGTCAGGATCTTTTCTGACGAACCCAGGCCTTAATAACGTTAAGATTAACACGAAGTCACCGCAACAGCGGACATGAGTTACGAAAGCTTGCAATTATATACTCAATGGATTTCGAGTTGTAAGAAGGCAGCAGGGCTGTGACCCCTGGCGCGCGCGTTAGGCCCGCATCAGGTAAGCAGGCGCAGCCGGCGCATCTGCAACTTGAAAGGCGACGAGTATAGCCGTAGCCACCACTGTTGTCTTTAAGATTCAGGAGCATAGTGCATGGAGTTCAGTGTAAAAAGCGGTAGCCCGGAGAAGCAACGGAGCGCCTGTATCGTGGTCGGCGTCTTTGAACCACGTCGCCTCTCCCCCATCGCCGAACAACTCGATAAAATCAGCGACGGCTACATCAGCGCCCTGCTGCGTCGCGGCGAGCTGGAAGGCAAACCTGGCCAGACGTTATTGCTGCACCATGTGCCAAACATTCTGTCTGAGCGCATTCTGCTGATTGGCTGCGGCAAAGAGCGCGAGCTGGATGAACGTCAGTATAAGCAGGTCATCCAGAAAACCATCAATACCCTGAATGATACCGGTTCAATGGAAGCCGTCTGCTTCCTGACCGAGCTGCACGTCAAGGGCCGCAACAACTACTGGAAAGTTCGCCAGGCCGTTGAAACCGCCAAAGAGACGCTGTACAGCTTCGATCAGTTGAAGACCAACAAAAGCGAGCCGCGTCGCCCGCTGCGTAAAATGGTCTTTAACGTGCCGACCCGTCGCGAGCTGACCAGCGGCGAACGCGCCATTCAGCATGGCCTGGCGATCGCCGCCGGCATCAAAGCGGCGAAAGATCTTGGCAACATGCCGCCGAACATCTGTAACGCCGCCTATCTGGCTTCCCAGGCGCGTCAACTGGCCGATACCTACAGCAAGAACGTCATTACCCGCGTGATCGGCGAACAGCAGATGCGCGAGCTGGGGATGAACTCCTATCTCGCCGTCGGCAACGGCTCGCAGAACGAGTCGCTGATGTCGGTCATCGAGTATAAAGGCAACCCGTCTGAGGACGCGCGCCCTATCGTGCTGGTCGGTAAAGGCCTGACCTTCGACTCTGGCGGCATCTCCATCAAGCCTGCCGAAGGCATGGAC
This window encodes:
- the lptF gene encoding LPS export ABC transporter permease LptF gives rise to the protein MIIIRYLVRETLKSQLAILFILLLIFFCQKLVRILGAAVDGDIPTNLVLSLLGLGIPEMAQLILPLSLFLGLLMTLGKLYTESEITVMHACGLSKAVLIKAAMILALFTGAVAAVNVMWAGPWSSRHQDEVLAEAKANPGMAALAQGQFQQASDGNAVMFIESVNGNRFHDVFLAQLRPKGNARPSVVVADSGELSQQKDGSQVVTLNKGTRFEGTAMLRDFRITDFNNYQAIIGHQAVTSDPDDTEQMDMRTLWQTHTDRARAELHWRFTLVATVFIMALMVVPLSVVNPRQGRVLSMLPAMLLYLVFFLLQTSIKSNGGKGKMDPAIWMWAINLLYFALAVLLNLWDTVPMRRFRARFNKGAA
- the pepA gene encoding leucyl aminopeptidase, with the protein product MEFSVKSGSPEKQRSACIVVGVFEPRRLSPIAEQLDKISDGYISALLRRGELEGKPGQTLLLHHVPNILSERILLIGCGKERELDERQYKQVIQKTINTLNDTGSMEAVCFLTELHVKGRNNYWKVRQAVETAKETLYSFDQLKTNKSEPRRPLRKMVFNVPTRRELTSGERAIQHGLAIAAGIKAAKDLGNMPPNICNAAYLASQARQLADTYSKNVITRVIGEQQMRELGMNSYLAVGNGSQNESLMSVIEYKGNPSEDARPIVLVGKGLTFDSGGISIKPAEGMDEMKYDMCGAAAVYGVMRMVAELQLPLNVIGVLAGCENMPGGRAYRPGDVLTTMSGQTVEVLNTDAEGRLVLCDVLTYVERFEPEAVIDVATLTGACVIALGHHITGLMSNHNPLAHELIGASELAGDRAWRLPLADEFQDQLESNFADMANIGGRPGGAITAGCFLSRFTRKYNWAHLDIAGTAWRSGKAKGATGRPVALLSQFLLNRAGFNGEE